In one Diabrotica virgifera virgifera chromosome 7, PGI_DIABVI_V3a genomic region, the following are encoded:
- the LOC114344361 gene encoding selenoprotein F, with amino-acid sequence MRLVAIGLFVVLPSLVLSEFSTEDCWALGFHKANLLCSSCDQLVKFQLDELVNHCKECCHPDEVNSSEKVYYKAVLEVCTCKFGAYPQIQAFIKSDRPDKFPNLQIKYLRGLDPIIKLYDKDGHLQETVAIEKWNTDSVEEFLSTHLIKLDDDDYLRTNMV; translated from the exons ATGCGTTTAGTTGCCATAGGACTGTTTGTGGTACTTCCG tcACTTGTATTGTCGGAGTTTTCTACAGAAGATTGTTGGGCTCTTGGATTTCACAAAGCAAACTTACTGTGTTCATCATGTGATCAATTAGTCAAATTTCAATTAGATGAACTTGT aaatcatTGTAAAGAATGCTGTCACCCAGATGAAGTTAATTCATCagaaaaagtttattataaaGCGGTTCTAGAAGTTTGTACTTGCAAATTTGGTGCATATCCACAAATCCAAGCCTTTATCAAAAGTGATAGACCTGATAAATTCCCCAACTTACAAATTAAATACCTCAGAGGACTCGATCCCATCATAAAACTGTATGATAAGGATGGACATCTGCAAGAAACAGTTGCTATTGAAAAATGGAACACAGACTCCGTAGAAGAATTTTTATCTACACATTTGATAAAATTagatgatgatgattatttaaGAACAAATATGgtgtaa
- the LOC114344373 gene encoding signal recognition particle 9 kDa protein: MTYLKSWEEFEKAAEKLYLQSPSKVRYTMKYAHSKNHLILKMTDDVVCLQFKTEIAQDVRKVDKFVNNLLRHMVSKEH; encoded by the exons ATGACTTACTTAAAATCATGGGAAGAGTTCGAAAAGGCTGCCGAAAAATTATATCTCCAATCACCATCAAAAGTTAGATATACAATGAAATATGCCCATTCAAAAAACCATCTAATACTTAAAATGACTGATGATGTAGTT tGCCTGCAGTTCAAGACGGAAATCGCTCAAGATGTCAGAAAAGTAGATAAGTTTGTAAATAACTTGCTAAGGCATATGGTATCCAAGGAACATTAG